The Alnus glutinosa chromosome 7, dhAlnGlut1.1, whole genome shotgun sequence genome includes a region encoding these proteins:
- the LOC133873089 gene encoding thaumatin-like protein 1b — MMIKSLSLFGLIALAFTFLSGAHAAKITITNNCPTTVWPGTLTADQKPQLSTTGFELASKASSSVDVQAPWIGRFWARTRCTTDASGKFTCETADCASGQVACNGAGAIPPASLVEINIAANGGQDFYDVSLVDGFNLPISVATQGGTGDCKPSSCPADVNAACPAELQLKGSDGSVIACKSACLAFGEPQYCCTGDHNTPETCPPTNYSMIFENQCLQAYSYAYDDKNSTFTCSNAPDYVITFCPAA; from the exons ATGATGATCAAATCCCTTTCACTCTTCGGCCTTATTGCCTTGGCCTTCACTTTCCTATCtg GTGCTCATGCTGCTAAAATAACTATCACAAACAACTGTCCGACAACTGTTTGGCCAGGAACTCTAACGGCAGACCAGAAACCTCAGTTATCAACTACTGGATTTGAGCTGGCATCCAAAGCATCCTCATCAGTTGATGTCCAAGCTCCATGGATAGGCCGGTTCTGGGCACGGACGCGATGCACCACCGACGCCTCAGGAAAGTTCACCTGCGAAACTGCTGACTGTGCCTCCGGCCAGGTTGCATGCAACGGTGCCGGTGCGATCCCGCCAGCATCTTTGGTAGAAATCAACATAGCAGCAAATGGTGGACAAGATTTCTACGATGTCAGCCTTGTAGATGGGTTCAACCTCCCTATTTCGGTTGCCACACAAGGGGGGACTGGTGACTGCAAGCCCTCGAGTTGCCCGGCAGACGTGAACGCCGCTTGCCCTGCTGAGCTACAACTGAAAGGGTCTGATGGGAGTGTGATCGCTTGCAAGAGCGCATGCTTAGCTTTCGGTGAGCCACAATACTGTTGCACTGGCGATCATAACACCCCAGAAACATGTCCACCCACAAACTATTCGATGATCTTCGAGAACCAATGCCTTCAAGCTTATAGCTACGCTTATGATGATAAGAACAGCACATTTACCTGCTCCAACGCACCTGACTACGTTATTACTTTTTGCCCAGCTGCTTGA
- the LOC133873114 gene encoding thaumatin-like protein 1b, giving the protein MMIKSLSLFGLIALAFTFLAGAHAAKITFTNNCQTTVWPGTLTADQKPQLSTTGFELASKASSSVDVQAPWIGRFWARTRCTTDASGKFTCETADCASGQVACNGAGAIPPASLVEINIAANGGQDFYDVSLVDGFNLPISVATQGGTGECKSSSCSADVNAACPAELQLKGSDGSVIACKSACLAFNEPQYCCTGDHSTPETCPPTNYSMIFENQCPQAYSYAYDDKNSTFTCSNAPDYVITFCPA; this is encoded by the exons ATGATGATCAAATCCCTTTCACTCTTCGGCCTTATTGCCTTGGCCTTCACTTTCCTAGCTG GTGCTCATGCTGCTAAAATAACTTTCACAAATAACTGTCAGACAACTGTCTGGCCAGGAACTCTAACGGCAGACCAGAAACCTCAGCTATCAACTACTGGATTTGAGCTGGCATCCAAAGCATCCTCATCAGTTGATGTCCAAGCTCCATGGATAGGCCGGTTCTGGGCACGAACACGATGTACCACCGATGCTTCAGGAAAGTTCACCTGCGAAACTGCTGACTGTGCCTCCGGCCAGGTTGCATGCAACGGCGCCGGTGCGATCCCGCCGGCATCTTTGGTAGAAATCAACATAGCAGCGAATGGTGGACAAGATTTCTACGATGTCAGCCTTGTAGACGGTTTCAACCTCCCTATTTCAGTTGCCACACAAGGCGGTACCGGAGAATGCAAGTCCTCGAGTTGCTCGGCAGACGTGAACGCCGCTTGCCCTGCTGAGTTGCAACTGAAAGGGTCTGATGGGAGCGTGATCGCTTGCAAGAGCGCATGCTTAGCTTTCAATGAGCCACAATACTGTTGCACTGGCGATCATAGTACCCCAGAAACATGTCCACCCACAAACTATTCGATGATCTTCGAGAACCAATGCCCTCAAGCTTATAGCTACGCTTATGATGATAAGAACAGCACATTTACCTGCTCCAACGCACCTGACTACGTTATTACTTTTTGCCCAGCTTGA